In Synechococcus sp. KORDI-100, a single window of DNA contains:
- a CDS encoding GNAT family N-acetyltransferase has translation MTPIRMVHHAPGAPGLRWLGLGPDLRPNRALLKLQRLFDRHAFWARGRSFDQLRRLLSGSDAVVSLWRGKRLVGFGRATSDGFSRAVLWDIVVAGDLQGHGLGRRVLEELLHSPAVAGVERVYLMTTNSAGFYRQLGFQDANPQQLMVLRR, from the coding sequence GTGACTCCTATTCGGATGGTTCACCATGCCCCCGGAGCTCCAGGTCTGCGTTGGCTTGGCCTTGGGCCAGACCTGCGGCCCAACCGAGCCCTACTCAAACTACAGCGCTTATTTGATCGACACGCCTTCTGGGCAAGGGGCCGCAGTTTTGATCAACTACGCCGACTTCTCTCTGGCAGCGACGCCGTCGTCAGCCTCTGGCGCGGCAAGCGGCTGGTGGGATTTGGCCGAGCCACCTCGGATGGCTTCAGCCGGGCCGTGCTCTGGGACATCGTGGTGGCCGGTGACCTACAGGGACACGGACTCGGTCGTCGCGTGCTTGAAGAGCTACTGCATTCCCCCGCCGTCGCTGGGGTGGAGCGGGTTTATCTGATGACGACGAACAGTGCCGGCTTCTACCGCCAACTGGGATTCCAGGATGCGAACCCCCAGCAGCTGATGGTGCTGCGCCGCTGA
- the mutS gene encoding DNA mismatch repair protein MutS, whose amino-acid sequence MAASAENQTELTLQVSLFGEPEPAKSSPGSETTRASELSALGTADLSDAELGADAAARPRRRSDQMLTRDAGADPDKAQSSDASDPAEDDQPAWAHHSQLRADQLTPMLRHYVELKAAHPERVLLYRLGDFFECFFEDAIELSRVLELTLTGKEGGKAIGRVPMAGIPHHAAERYCSDLIRRGYSVALCDQLETTPAKGALLKRDITRVLTPGTVLDEGMLSARRNNWLAAVVLEPVLSGEDLPWGLVQADVSTGEVQIMQRSGAGELHQQLAQLEASELLWAAGSTDSRPAWCPDRLQITPLSSTAFSRPEAEQALLSHYGVASLDGLGLPELPLALRAAGGLLSYLRGTQPLEGESRVPLEVPTIVQRGDALVLDAQTRRNLELTATQRDNQLQGSLLWAIDRTLTAMGGRCLRRWIEAPLMDCKGIQARQAVVSALVEQRSLRLALRRLLRPMGDLERLAGRAGAGHAGARDLVAIADGLERLPKLAQRLNGMVPQEPEWLAELVKPNQSLGELAGAIRHALLEAPPLSLSEGGLIHDGVDPLLDGLRNQLDDQDAWLAQQEHLERQRSGNSNLRLQHHRTFGYFLAVSKAKASSVPEHWIRRQTLANEERFITPELKEREGRIFQLRARACQREYELFCQLRDQVGAMAGPIRQAARAVASLDALCGLADVAAGQGYCPPAVVESRELQLTGARHPVVEQLLVETEFTPNDVKLGNGTDLVVLTGPNASGKSCYLRQIGLIQLLAQIGSWVPASKARIGIADRIFTRVGAVDDLAAGQSTFMVEMAETANILNHATDRSLVLLDEIGRGTATFDGLSIAWAVSEHLAEDLQSRSIFATHYHELNKLAEQRSNVANFQVMVEETGDDLVFLHQVQAGGASRSYGIEAARLAGVPSPVVLRARQVLDQLAA is encoded by the coding sequence GTGGCAGCGTCCGCCGAGAACCAGACGGAGCTGACACTGCAGGTGAGTCTGTTCGGGGAGCCGGAACCGGCCAAGAGCAGTCCCGGATCAGAGACGACAAGAGCCAGTGAGCTGAGTGCCCTTGGCACTGCCGATCTCAGCGATGCCGAGCTGGGGGCTGACGCAGCAGCACGGCCCCGGCGACGCTCAGACCAGATGCTCACGCGAGATGCAGGCGCGGATCCCGACAAAGCTCAGTCGTCGGACGCTAGCGATCCAGCGGAGGACGATCAACCGGCCTGGGCCCACCACAGCCAGCTCAGGGCCGATCAGCTGACGCCGATGCTGCGTCATTACGTGGAGCTCAAAGCGGCCCATCCCGAGCGTGTGCTGCTCTACCGGCTGGGGGATTTCTTCGAGTGCTTTTTTGAGGACGCGATCGAGCTCTCGCGGGTGCTGGAACTGACGCTCACCGGCAAAGAAGGGGGCAAGGCCATCGGACGCGTGCCCATGGCCGGCATCCCCCACCATGCCGCTGAGCGCTACTGCAGCGACTTGATCCGCCGCGGCTACTCCGTGGCCCTGTGTGATCAACTCGAAACAACCCCCGCCAAAGGGGCCCTGCTCAAACGGGACATCACCCGCGTGCTCACCCCGGGCACGGTGCTGGACGAAGGCATGCTCAGCGCCCGCCGCAACAACTGGCTGGCCGCCGTGGTGCTGGAACCGGTCCTCAGTGGAGAAGATCTGCCTTGGGGTCTGGTCCAGGCCGATGTGAGCACCGGCGAGGTGCAGATCATGCAGCGCAGCGGAGCTGGCGAATTGCATCAGCAGCTGGCGCAACTGGAGGCCTCCGAACTGCTCTGGGCGGCAGGAAGCACGGACAGCAGACCCGCCTGGTGCCCGGATCGATTGCAGATCACCCCACTGAGCAGCACCGCTTTCAGCAGGCCAGAGGCCGAGCAGGCTCTGCTCAGCCATTACGGCGTTGCCAGCCTCGATGGTCTGGGTCTACCGGAGCTGCCCCTGGCCCTGAGGGCGGCCGGCGGGCTGCTGAGCTACCTGCGAGGAACCCAACCACTGGAGGGCGAGAGCCGCGTGCCCCTCGAGGTGCCAACCATCGTTCAACGCGGCGATGCCCTGGTTCTCGATGCCCAGACGCGCCGCAACCTGGAGCTCACCGCCACCCAGCGCGACAACCAGCTGCAGGGATCCCTGCTCTGGGCGATCGATCGCACTCTCACCGCCATGGGCGGCCGCTGCCTGCGCCGCTGGATCGAAGCCCCTCTCATGGACTGCAAAGGGATTCAGGCGCGTCAGGCGGTGGTGAGCGCCCTTGTGGAGCAACGCTCCCTGCGCCTGGCCCTGCGCCGGCTGCTCAGGCCGATGGGTGATCTCGAACGGCTGGCCGGTCGTGCGGGAGCAGGCCACGCCGGGGCCCGTGATCTGGTGGCCATCGCAGACGGTCTCGAACGACTCCCCAAGCTGGCGCAACGACTCAACGGCATGGTCCCTCAGGAACCGGAGTGGTTGGCCGAACTGGTGAAACCAAACCAGTCGCTGGGCGAGCTGGCCGGCGCCATCCGTCATGCCCTGCTGGAAGCACCTCCCCTGTCACTCTCCGAGGGAGGTCTGATCCACGACGGTGTCGATCCGCTGCTGGATGGTCTGCGCAACCAGCTGGACGACCAGGACGCCTGGCTGGCCCAGCAGGAACACCTGGAGCGCCAACGCAGTGGCAACAGCAACCTGCGCCTGCAGCATCACCGCACCTTTGGGTATTTCCTCGCCGTCAGCAAAGCCAAGGCCAGCTCGGTGCCGGAGCACTGGATCCGCCGCCAGACCCTGGCCAACGAGGAGCGCTTCATCACACCGGAGCTGAAGGAACGGGAAGGCCGCATCTTTCAGCTGCGGGCCCGAGCCTGCCAACGGGAATACGAACTCTTCTGCCAGTTGCGCGATCAGGTGGGGGCCATGGCTGGACCGATCCGCCAGGCCGCCAGGGCCGTGGCCAGTCTGGATGCGCTCTGCGGCCTGGCCGATGTGGCCGCAGGCCAGGGCTATTGCCCGCCGGCCGTTGTTGAAAGTCGGGAACTGCAGCTGACGGGCGCCCGTCATCCTGTGGTGGAGCAGCTTTTGGTGGAAACAGAGTTCACACCCAACGATGTGAAGCTCGGCAATGGCACTGACCTTGTGGTGCTCACCGGCCCCAACGCCAGCGGCAAAAGCTGCTACCTGCGCCAGATCGGACTGATTCAACTGCTGGCGCAGATCGGCAGCTGGGTGCCAGCGTCGAAGGCCCGAATCGGCATCGCCGATCGCATCTTCACCCGGGTGGGAGCGGTTGATGACCTGGCTGCAGGCCAATCAACCTTCATGGTGGAGATGGCAGAAACCGCCAACATCCTGAACCACGCCACAGATCGCTCATTGGTGCTGCTCGATGAGATCGGACGCGGCACCGCCACCTTTGATGGCCTCTCGATCGCCTGGGCCGTCAGCGAACATCTAGCAGAAGATCTACAGAGCCGCAGCATCTTCGCGACCCACTATCACGAGCTCAACAAGCTGGCGGAGCAGCGTTCCAACGTGGCCAACTTCCAGGTAATGGTTGAGGAAACCGGTGACGACCTGGTGTTCCTGCATCAGGTGCAGGCCGGCGGCGCCAGCCGCAGTTACGGCATCGAGGCAGCGCGATTGGCTGGTGTTCCATCACCTGTGGTGCTGAGGGCCCGCCAGGTGCTGGATCAATTGGCTGCTTAA
- a CDS encoding glycosyltransferase — MINRITQIFISDSGFLGPELERRIATFRQHFPECEHVLFDYEMVREFISSYYHPSILKALEKVKPYSYKCDLARFCIVNIVGGWYFDIGLTCNASVDFGDDISLVAFRDIQRNTATTWACWTALFYTTPRHEALEQAIEIAAHNILNEYYGESSLCPTGPIVWGRAVASLGMRKGFVFGDHMHLTPGMHENNSAAVLPDGTILAFGKKSAAGNLSSLGAAGTNNYVQMWAARDVYNPG, encoded by the coding sequence ATGATCAATCGAATCACTCAAATTTTTATTTCAGACAGTGGTTTTCTCGGTCCTGAGCTTGAGAGGCGGATCGCAACTTTTAGACAGCATTTTCCTGAATGTGAACATGTTCTTTTTGATTACGAGATGGTTCGTGAATTTATCTCCAGTTACTATCATCCCAGTATCTTAAAAGCGCTTGAGAAGGTTAAGCCATACAGTTATAAGTGCGATTTGGCTCGATTTTGTATTGTAAATATAGTTGGTGGTTGGTATTTCGATATAGGATTAACTTGCAATGCATCAGTTGATTTCGGAGATGATATTTCTCTAGTCGCTTTTAGGGACATTCAACGAAATACGGCAACCACTTGGGCCTGTTGGACTGCGCTTTTCTACACAACGCCCCGGCATGAAGCCTTGGAGCAAGCAATTGAAATTGCTGCCCATAATATACTCAATGAATATTATGGTGAAAGTTCGCTATGCCCCACTGGTCCCATTGTGTGGGGTCGAGCTGTAGCTTCGTTGGGTATGAGAAAAGGATTTGTATTCGGTGATCATATGCACCTTACTCCCGGGATGCACGAGAACAACAGTGCAGCTGTTTTGCCTGATGGGACGATTTTGGCTTTTGGCAAGAAGAGTGCCGCAGGCAACCTCAGCAGCCTTGGAGCCGCAGGAACCAACAACTATGTGCAGATGTGGGCTGCGCGAGACGTGTACAACCCTGGATGA
- the ribH gene encoding 6,7-dimethyl-8-ribityllumazine synthase has protein sequence MATFEGQFTDASGLKIGVVVARFNDLVTGKLLSGCLDCLARHGIDTSAASSQLDVAWVPGSFELPIVVQQLARSGRYQVLITLGAVIRGDTPHFDVVVAESSKGIASVARDTGVPVIFGVLTTDTMQQALERAGIKSNLGWSYGLQALEMGSLMAALPAVD, from the coding sequence ATGGCCACCTTCGAAGGTCAGTTCACCGATGCGTCCGGGCTGAAAATCGGTGTTGTGGTGGCCCGCTTCAATGATCTGGTCACCGGCAAGCTGTTGAGCGGCTGTCTGGACTGCCTTGCTCGTCATGGCATCGATACCTCAGCTGCCAGCAGTCAGCTCGATGTGGCCTGGGTTCCAGGATCCTTTGAGCTACCAATCGTGGTGCAGCAACTGGCGCGCAGTGGCCGTTACCAGGTGTTGATCACCCTCGGTGCGGTGATCAGGGGTGACACGCCCCACTTTGATGTGGTGGTGGCGGAATCCAGCAAAGGCATTGCCTCCGTGGCTCGCGACACGGGCGTCCCTGTGATTTTCGGGGTGCTGACCACAGACACGATGCAGCAGGCGTTGGAGAGGGCAGGCATCAAGAGCAATCTGGGCTGGAGTTACGGTCTGCAGGCGCTGGAGATGGGATCTTTGATGGCGGCGTTGCCAGCTGTCGATTAG
- the psbZ gene encoding photosystem II reaction center protein PsbZ — protein sequence MQFLNTLTVLALVVMSFALIVAVPVLYASSEDSGRSNRLILLGSAAWVALVLLNWGVSFFVV from the coding sequence ATGCAGTTTCTCAACACCCTCACTGTTCTGGCCCTGGTGGTGATGTCCTTCGCCTTGATCGTGGCGGTACCGGTGCTGTACGCCTCCAGTGAGGACAGCGGACGCTCCAACCGGCTCATTTTGCTCGGCAGCGCTGCCTGGGTGGCCCTCGTTCTGCTCAACTGGGGAGTGAGTTTCTTCGTCGTCTGA